In one Vicia villosa cultivar HV-30 ecotype Madison, WI unplaced genomic scaffold, Vvil1.0 ctg.000585F_1_1, whole genome shotgun sequence genomic region, the following are encoded:
- the LOC131629614 gene encoding uncharacterized protein LOC131629614, whose amino-acid sequence MDVQKRRIRLFVIVAAVIALSITAEKCRELMGEEGSSQSGKFTILNCFDMGSGTVACAVKEGVKLYFYSIRSTHVEKARQRAIETALVDAVSQGMSPTDSANHAQKESKKAAKLASRQAKRIIGPIISSGWDFFEAIYYGGTLTEGFLRGTGTLFGAYGGAYMGEQSLGRIGYLVGSHMGSWVGGRIGLMIYDVINGVHLLLQFVQTGEIEVHKTPGNENFDAPETVFDGEAPIFESSESSNLYESPPSESSSLYESSPSEESNAYESTEYQNYESYENSEL is encoded by the exons ATGGATGTCCAGAAAAGAAGGATTCGGTTATTCGTAATTGTTGCCGCTGTTATTGCTCTTAGCATCACtg CTGAAAAATGCAGGGAGCTTATGGGTGAGGAGGGGTCATCTCAAAGTGGAAAGTTCACGATATTAAACTGCTTTGACATGGGCTCTGGAACTGTGGCATGTGCTGTCAAGGAAGGCGTGAAGCTCTATTTTTACAGTATTAGATCCACCCACGTTGAAAAAGCAAGGCAACGAGCAATCGAGACTGCCCTTGTCGACGCTGTTAGTCAAGGGATGTCCCCAACAGATTCAGCTAACCATGCacaaaaagaaagtaaaaaagcAGCAAAATTGGCTTCCCGTCAAGCCAAACGGATAATTGGTCCCATCATCTCTTCTGGATGGGACTTTTTCGAAGCTATTTACTATGGTGGTACACTCACAGAGGGGTTCCTTAGGGGTACTGGTACTTTGTTTGGTGCTTATGGGGGAGCATATATGGGGGAGCAAAGCCTTGGCAGAATTGGCTATCTTGTTGGAAGTCACATGGGCAGTTGGGTTGGTGGCAGAATAGGATTAATGATTTATGATGTGATTAATGGAGTGCATTTGTTGTTGCAATTTGTTCAAACAGGCGAAATTGAAGTTCATAAAACACCAGGTAATGAAAATTTTGACGCCCCAGAAACTGTCTTTGATGGTGAAGCTCCTATTTTTGAAAGCTCTGAAAGTTCCAATTTATATGAATCTCCTCCCTCTGAAAGTTCCAGTTTATATGAATCATCTCCCAGTGAAGAATCCAATGCTTATGAATCTACTGAGTATCAGAACTATGAGTCATATGAAAATTCTGAACTGTGA